One window of the Syngnathus typhle isolate RoL2023-S1 ecotype Sweden linkage group LG21, RoL_Styp_1.0, whole genome shotgun sequence genome contains the following:
- the LOC133145658 gene encoding uncharacterized protein LOC133145658 produces the protein MGNLQLTTGLFTTGAPPPQPDSRFTSRPISRGITYYQACHPSSTSSATHDPLHATLSSRASPSPRPLLLFFSWLGAHPGAAAKYFDAFLVRGMDVLLVQSGVMHFLWPRWGQNYALEVLKVLDRPEFSGRPFLVYASSIGGYTFTQVLVHVAHGHAKHATLPHRVVGHIYDSLVAGTLEHMATGLGRTLVPFLERVIKRTAMLYFWLFKGSTADVYQRAVRVFASSPVTAPALFFSSEDDPLCDADALVAIVAGWRRRGMTVYSRKWEVSKHAAHMRYHPEEYRHTLEAFLDSLPLSPSPHSTNLH, from the exons ATGGGCAACCTGCAGCTCACCACTGg GCTGTTTACAACCGGGGCGCCCCCACCTCAACCTGACAGCAGGTTCACCAGCAGACCCATCAGTAGAGGCATCACCTACTACCAAGCGTGTCACCCTTCGTCTACTTCCTCCGCTACCCATGACCCACTTCACGCCACTCTTTCATCACGAGCCTCACCGTCACCCcggcccctcctcctcttcttctcgtGGCTTGGGGCCCACCCGGGTGCGGCGGCCAAGTATTTTGACGCCTTCCTGGTGCGGGGTATGGACGTGCTGCTGGTGCAGAGTGGTGTCATGCACTTTCTGTGGCCCCGCTGGGGACAGAACTACGCGCTGGAGGTTTTGAAGGTCCTGGATAGGCCCGAGTTTTCAGGACGCCCCTTTCTGGTGTACGCCTCATCAATCGGGGGCTACACCTTCACGCAGGTGCTGGTCCACGTGGCGCACGGGCACGCCAAGCATGCAACTCTGCCTCACCGGGTTGTGGGGCACATCTACGACAGCCTGGTCGCTGGAACCCTGGAGCACATGGCAACAG GCTTGGGGAGGACTCTGGTTCCCTTCCTGGAGCGTGTCATCAAAAGAACGGCCATGTTATATTTCTGGCTCTTCAAAGGCAGCACGGCCGATGTGTACCAGCGCGCCGTCCGGGTGTTTGCCAGCAGCCCCGTCACGGCCCCAGCGCTCTTCTTCTCCAGCGAAGACGACCCCCTGTGCGATGCTGACGCCCTGGTGGCCATCGTGGCCGGGTGGCGACGCAGAGGCATGACCGTTTACAGCAGAAAATGGGAGGTGTCCAAGCACGCCGCACACATGCGTTACCACCCGGAGGAATATCGACACACGCTAGAGGCCTTCTTGGACTCTCTGCCTTTGAGCCCGTCTCCTCACAGCACAAATttacattaa